From the Musa acuminata AAA Group cultivar baxijiao chromosome BXJ1-2, Cavendish_Baxijiao_AAA, whole genome shotgun sequence genome, one window contains:
- the LOC103976746 gene encoding peroxidase 59, translating to MKAFTYTTCSPSLFVVLMVLCLSTGVSSQLTTDFYVTSCPNVFKVVRRVVVNALKNEMRMAASLLRLHFHDCFVNGCDGSILLDGSDGEKFAFPNINSARGFDVVDSIKTAVENECNGTVSCADILAIAARDSVVLSGGPTWKVLLGRRDGLVANQTGANSNLPSPFDSINTIISKFAAVGLNTTDVVALSGGHTIGLARCVTFNNRLSNFSTTESVDPTLDSSMAADLQGLCSQSSDGNATTALDRNSTDAFDNHYFKNLLSQKGLLSSDQGLFSSDEGVAATKGLVQIYSNSSSAFFSDFLISMIKMGSISPLTGSAGEIRRNCRAVN from the exons ATGAAGGCTTTCACATATACTACTTGCAGCCCTTCGCTCTTCGTGGTTTTGATGGTGTTGTGTCTGAGCACGGGTGTGAGCTCACAGTTGACCACTGATTTCTATGTTACGAGCTGCCCCAATGTGTTCAAGGTGGTGCGACGTGTGGTTGTTAATGCCCTTAAGAATGAGATGAGGATGGCAGCTTCTCTTCTTAGGCTCCACTTCCATGATTGCTTTGTGAAT GGATGCGATGGCTCGATTCTACTGGATGGGAGTGATGGTGAGAAGTTTGCTTTCCCGAATATAAACTCCGCGAGGGGATTCGATGTCGTCGACAGCATAAAGACGGCTGTGGAGAATGAGTGCAATGGAACTGTTTCGTGTGCAGACATACTTGCCATAGCAGCAAGAGACTCGGTCGTGTTG AGCGGTGGTCCTACATGGAAAGTCCTACTTGGAAGAAGAGACGGGTTGGTAGCCAACCAAACAGGAGCTAACAGTAACCTTCCTTCTCCATTTGACTCCATCAACACGATCATATCCAAATTTGCTGCGGTCGGCCTCAACACCACCGACGTCGTCGCCTTGTCGG GTGGGCACACGATCGGCCTCGCGCGGTGCGTGACGTTCAACAACCGGTTGTCGAACTTCTCGACGACCGAGTCGGTGGACCCGACGCTGGACTCCAGCATGGCGGCCGACCTGCAGGGCCTTTGCTCACAGAGCAGCGACGGGAACGCGACCACGGCGCTCGACCGCAACTCCACCGACGCGTTCGACAACCACTACTTCAAGAACCTGCTGAGCCAGAAGGGACTGCTGTCGTCGGACCAGGGGTTGTTCTCGAGCGACGAGGGGGTGGCGGCCACCAAGGGACTGGTGCAGATctacagcaacagcagcagcgccTTCTTCAGCGACTTCCTGATCTCCATGATCAAGATGGGCAGCATCAGCCCCCTCACTGGTTCTGCAGGAGAGATACGCCGGAACTGCAGAGCTGTGAACTAA